One Fulvia fulva chromosome 12, complete sequence genomic region harbors:
- a CDS encoding AB hydrolase superfamily protein, which translates to MAEFSEYGGASDELTQLLATLPAPPEQTLEELKRTVNEGRENAAREEMKALASQVHIKDHSIPTRDGYALEARSYRSISRAADKTLPIYIHYHGGGFLFGTLSSEDATCSRIAVDVEVVVLNVNYRHTPEHLFPTPMHDSEDAYDWAFSSAAEFHGDPSRIVIGGISAGGQLAASLAQTKHRENGPSYKSLKGQVLMIPCLVHPDCYEPVRKQMKSPEISSYKENEFAPILPVSRMKMFTKLLFSEIPALDDRRANPGGASPEDLKGLPPATFGIAGLDPLRDEAILYAKLLTEQGVPTDVHLFRGVPHGFRRFGDKLAASKHWDEVMHNGIRWALSQPKPVDAMSVRVHG; encoded by the coding sequence ATGGCAGAATTCTCCGAATACGGCGGCGCAAGCGATGAGCTCACCCAGCTTCTCGCGACGCTTCCAGCTCCACCTGAGCAGACTCTGGAAGAGCTCAAAAGGACTGTCAACGAGGGCCGAGAGAATGCGGCTCGAGAAGAGATGAAGGCTCTCGCCAGCCAAGTCCATATCAAGGATCACTCCATCCCGACTCGAGATGGCTATGCATTGGAAGCACGGAGCTATCGCTCAATCTCTCGCGCGGCGGACAAGACTTTACCGATCTACATCCACTACCACGGCGGCGGCTTCCTCTTCGGTACTCTCTCCTCAGAAGATGCCACTTGCTCCCGCATCGCCGTAGATGTTGAAGTCGTGGTCTTGAACGTCAACTACCGCCACACACCGGAGCACCTCTTCCCAACGCCAATGCACGATTCCGAAGATGCATACGACTGGGCCTTCTCCAGCGCTGCAGAATTCCATGGAGATCCCAGCAGGATTGTAATCGGCGGGATCTCAGCAGGTGGTCAACTCGCAGCAAGTCTCGCTCAGACGAAGCACCGCGAGAACGGACCTTCATACAAAAGTCTGAAAGGACAGGTCCTGATGATTCCATGCCTGGTGCATCCAGACTGCTACGAGCCGGTGCGGAAGCAGATGAAGTCGCCAGAGATCTCATCGTACAAGGAGAACGAGTTTGCCCCGATCTTGCCAGTCAGTAGGATGAAGATGTTCACGAAGCTGCTCTTTTCCGAGATACCAGCTTTGGACGACAGGAGAGCGAATCCTGGAGGTGCTTCGCCAGAGGATCTGAAGGGCCTGCCGCCTGCGACCTTTGGTATTGCTGGTCTTGATCCACTGCGGGATGAGGCCATTCTGTACGCGAAGCTGTTAACCGAGCAGGGTGTGCCGACGGATGTGCATTTGTTCAGAGGTGTGCCGCATGGATTTCGCAGGTTTGGGGATAAGCTGGCTGCCAGCAAGCATTGGGATGAGGTTATGCATAATGGTATACGCTGGGCGTTGAGTCAGCCGAAGCCTGTGGATGCCATGAGTGTCAGAGTACATGGATAG
- a CDS encoding Cytochrome b2, mitochondrial yields MLLNTALSLSLVGAAYTARPYMFWPDTGVKEQFGTIETGGQLLNVSDVVRYINSTAYTYYYSGAAGEWSYRDNLEVFQRIRLRLRVMVQVDNIEASLPTTILGHNFSAPFFISPCARAGYANDDAEKNLVKGAAASNILYIVTDFSSVSKEEVQSARADGQILFQQLYIDLHNKTRLNFNAIVLTVDSAVDGNHHRAMRNQTKLPIVPKGIQSVEDAIEAVNHGAPAILLSNHGGRQLDGSPSGLEVFEQTEVWANSDVRYGADVVKLLAPFMFSNVFGAAGVERAVEIMKREVAIDAANAGIRNLKDANVSYIDFTAAKRWGTSW; encoded by the exons ATGCTGCTCAACACAGCTCTCTCGCTCTCTCTGGTAGGAGCGGCGTATACAGCGCGCCCGTATATGTTCTGGCCCGACACTGGTGTTAAAGAGCAATTTGGCACAATCGAGACTGGTGGCCAGCTTCTAAATGTGTCCGATGTTGTTA GGTACATAAATTCGACCGCCTATACATACTACTACAGTGGAGCTGCTGGAGAATGGTCGTACCGCGACAACCTCGAAGTCTTTCAGCGCATTCGCCTCCGGCTACGGGTAATGGTGCAGGTTGACAATATCGAGGCTTCACTTCCAACGACAATTCTGGGTCACAACTTCTCGGCGCCGTTCTTCATCTCACCTTGCGCGCGTGCCGGCTACGCGAACGATGATGCTGAGAAGAATCTGGTCAAGGGAGCCGCCGCTAGCAACATCTTATACA TCGTCACCGATTTCTCCTCCGTCTCAAAAGAGGAAGTCCAATCCGCCCGCGCGGACGGCCAAATCCTATTCCAACAACTCTACATCGACCTACATAACAAGACC CGCCTCAACTTCAACGCAATCGTCTTGACCGTTGACTCCGCCGTAGACGGCAACCACCACCGCGCT ATGCGCAACCAGACCAAGCTCCCTATCGTACCAAAGGGAATCCAGTCTGTCGAAGACGCCATCGAGGCTGTTAATCACGGCGCACCAGCGATCCTCCTGTCTAACCACGGCGGTCGCCAGCTTGATGGGTCGCCATCTGGTCTTGAG GTGTTTGAGCAGACTGAGGTTTGGGCTAATAGTGATGTGAGGTATGGTGCTGATGTTGTTAAGCTTCTCGC GCCTTTCATGTTTAGCAATGTGTTCGGTGCGGCGGGTGTCGAGAGGGCTGTCGAGATCATGAAGCGCGAGGTGGCGATCGATGCGGCGAATGCTGGTATTAGAAACTTGAAGGATGCGAATGTCAGCTACATTGACTTCACGGCTGCAAAGAGGTGGGGCACGTCGTGGTAG
- a CDS encoding FAD-dependent oxidoreductase oblC, producing the protein MFGALVAFFVIARCTALDARHGSRDHHSIKRDVCVVGGGSSGTYAAVRLQQMGHSVVLIEREARLGGHVNTYRDPVTNTTADYGVQIFSNRTVLRNFFKHFEIPLVKLPQGSGMPKTTNFRTAEPVKASDPSAEQLAQALLAYDAQLAKYPGLADGFILPSPVPEDLLLDFGDFLRKYDLEVLANLFFAYNQGAGNILAQPTLYMMKYFDHIQVQDISQSAFVMNGLSDNQLLYDRAQKEPGKNVLLDTDILKIRRSRKGHVVRVMTPGGPKTIHAKKSLLAIPPTVSNLKFLDLDPAETIVFSKLNGSSYWDAVVQDIGIPNTQTVRNIDPEAALDVPALPALYSLSSTKFDKTHFAYYGSPAKASEDEVRSTILDTLRRLRGGSSQDAKIVELHDHTPFMLTAPKEDVAAGFYDKMLALQGHKNTWWTGAAWQLQATAQLWNYTECNVLPRLLAG; encoded by the exons ATGTTTGGCGCTTTGGTCGCGTTCTTTGTCATCGCGAGATGCACTGCGCTTGACGCACGCCATGGTTCTCGAGATCATCATAGCATCAAGCGAGATGTCTGCGTAGTCGGAGGTGGATCGAGCGGCACATATGCTGCCGTTCGTCTGCAGCAGATGGGCCACAGCGTTGTCCTGATCGAAAGAGAAGCTCGACTTGGAG GTCACGTAAACACATATCGCGATCCAGTCACGAATACGACTGCGGATTATGGCGTCCAAATCTTCTCGAATCGGACAGTCCTCCGCAACTTCTTCAAGCATTTCGAGATACCCTTGGTCAAGCTCCCTCAGGGCTCAGGCATGCCCAAAACCACCAACTTTCGCACCGCAGAACCAGTGAAGGCTTCGGACCCCTCGGCGGAACAGCTCGCGCAGGCTTTACTCGCATATGATGCTCAGCTCGCAAAGTACCCAGGCCTGGCAGATGGATTCATCTTACCTTCTCCGGTGCCCGAGGATCTCCTTCTAGATTTTGGTGATTTCTTGCGGAAATATGATCTGGAAGTCTTGGCTAACCTGTTCTTCGCCTACAATCAAGGAGCTGGAAACATACTGGCGCAACCTACTCTGTACATGATGAAGTACTTTGATCACATCCAAGTGCAAGACATTTCCCAGTCGGCCTTCGTCATGAATGGTCTGTCTGACAACCAGCTGCTCTATGATCGTGCACAGAAGGAGCCTGGCAAGAACGTCTTGCTGGACACTGATATCCTCAAGATCAGACGCAGCCGGAAGGGTCATGTTGTTCGTGTCATGACACCAGGTGGCCCAAAGACCATTCACGCGAAGAAGTCACTACTGGCGATCCCACCAACGGTATCAAATCTAAAGTTTCTGGATCTCGATCCAGCGGAAACGATTGTGTTTTCCAAGCTTAACGGCAGCTCATACTGGGACGCTGTAGTACAAGACATTGGCATACCCAACACCCAGACAGTACGGAACATCGACCCAGAGGCTGCTCTCGACGTCCCAGCTTTACCTGCGCTATACAGCTTGTCGAGCACGAAGTTTGACAAAACGCATTTTGCTTACTACGGAAGCCCTGCAAAAGCCTCCGAAGACGAGGTCAGGTCTACCATACTTGATACACTGAGACGGCTACGTGGAGGTTCAAGCCAAGATGCTAAGATCGTTGAGCTGCACGATCACACTCCATTTATGCTGACAGCCCCGAAAGAAGACGTTGCGGCTGGCTTCTACGATAAGATGCTTGCTTTGCAGGGACATAAGAATACGTGGTGGACGGGCGCTGCGTGGCAATTACAGGCCACTGCGCAGCTTTGGAATTACACCGAGTGCAATGTTTTGCCGAGATTGTTAGCTGGATAG